A window of the Branchiostoma floridae strain S238N-H82 chromosome 12, Bfl_VNyyK, whole genome shotgun sequence genome harbors these coding sequences:
- the LOC118428177 gene encoding mannose-6-phosphate isomerase-like, with product MSSALVFPLKCAVQQYAWGKVGPDSEVAKLSASSDPNFVIDNSATYAELWMGTHPKGPSTIVSPGMADTSLAQWVQDNPAALGEKVLHKFDKQLPFLFKVLSVNTSLSIQAHPAKQHAEELHAARPDKYPDPNHKPEMAIALTPFEGLCGFRPLEEIVGFLKGVAEFQAVVGSEAAEALMTAQSSGQPDQVSRAMQRCFTALMTCDKDTVAKQLSSLLDRLAKQGDVAMSDSNKELFQRLHSQFPGDVGCFVIFFLNHMRLQPGEAMFLGPNKPHAYLSGDCMECMACSDNVVRAGLTPKYIDVSTLCEMLEYVPSSPQQQIFQCQNHPTDSSVSIYNPPVPDFAVAKIQIPSDCAQPCSYTLEAVDSASIVLTIEGEGEGTTASVTEHKVKFSRGIVVFVSANQSVNISCRSKGMLMFRAFCPLE from the exons ATGTCTAGTGCTTTGG taTTCCCATTGAAGTGTGCTGTGCAGCAGTATGCCTGGGGGAAGGTGGGTCCTGACAGTGAGGTGGCGAAGCTGAGTGCCAGCAGTGATCCCAACTTTGTCATCGACAACAGTGCCACCTATGCAGAG CTATGGATGGGGACCCATCCCAAGGGCCCCAGTACCATTGTGTCCCCTGGTATGGCTGACACATCCCTGGCAcagtgggtacaggacaacccTGCTGCACTGGGGGAGAAGGTGCTACACAAGTTTGACAAACAGCTGCCTTTCCTCTTCAAGGTCCTGTCAGTCAACACATCATTGTCTATACAGGCCCATCCAGCTAAG CAACATGCTGAAGAACTGCATGCAGCTAGGCCTGACAAGTACCCTGACCCTAACCACAAGCCTGAGATGGCCATCGCTCTCACTCCATTCGAAGGTCTTTGTGGATTCAGACCACTCGAAGAAATTGTTGGCTTCCTGAAAG GTGTTGCAGAGTTCCAGGCTGTAGTCGGGTCAGAGGCCGCAGAGGCCCTGATGACCGCCCAGTCCTCCGGCCAGCCAGACCAGGTGTCCCGGGCCATGCAGAGGTGCTTCACTGCCCTCATGACCTGTGACAAGGACACAGTAGCCAAGCAGCTGTCTTCACTCCTGGACAGGCTCGCAAAACAAG GTGATGTTGCCATGTCCGACAGTAATAAGGAGTTGTTCCAGCGGCTCCACTCCCAGTTCCCTGGTGATGTGGGCTGTTTTGTCATCTTCTTCCTCAACCACATGAGACTGCAGCCTGGAGAGGCCATGTTTCTGGGACCAAACAAGCCCCATGCATATCTGTCAGGAG ACTGCATGGAGTGCATGGCGTGTTCTGACAATGTTGTGAGGGCAGGGCTCACACCAAAGTACATTGATGTCTCCACACTGTGTGAGATGTTGGAGTACGTACCCAGCAGCCCCCAGCAGCAGATCTTCCAGTGCCAGAACCACCCCACAGACTCCTCAGTCTCCATATACAACCCTCCTGTGCCTGACTTTGCTGTGGCTAAGATACAG ATTCCCTCGGACTGTGCCCAGCCCTGTTCCTACACCCTCGAGGCGGTGGATAGCGCGAGTATCGTACTGACCATAGAGGGAGAGGGGGAGGGCACCACGGCGTCTGTCACCGAACACAAGGTCAAGTTCTCCCGTGGGATCGTGGTGTTTGTATCGGCCAACCAGAGCGTCAACATCTCCTGTAGGTCTAAAGGGATGCTCATGTTCCGAGCTTTTTGTCCGTTAGAGTGA